CCCGTGCAAAATGGTGCAAAGTAATTAAAAAACATTTTTTAAATGCACTTAGGTTTATGTACATTTTGCATACGTTTTTCTCATTTGTGACATCAATGTCTTTCATAGATCACTTTGGGAACTTTTCCAATGGTTTCTTTCTTGTTTCAGAGTTGCTTGCTGATTCCTGGTCCTGTTCTGAAAGTGGAAAGTACATTTTTGCCATCATCTATGTTCCTAAATCAGCGAATATGGGGTTGATGTTATGTAGTTTTGTGGTGTGCCACCATTAATTACTAGCTGCAAGTGAAAAATTACTAATACTTAGTTAagttttttgtttgtttgatctCTTCTGTGGTATTAAATTCAAATTGTTCAAGGCCTTTTTGTAATACTAGATAAATATGCAGAGGAAACAAGGATTTGTGGAGCTTATTAGTAATAATTATGTCTATGATTTGGCCTAATTGTTCGGTTTTCTTTGGACATGTTTTTATTTGTTTTTGATATTGTAAGATTGCACTATTATTCTTAAGCCTTGTAAGTATATTCTCTTGTTCTATGCCATGTTTCTTATGATTTTAGAATAAAGAGCCAGCATTACTATTTCGAGAAACATTTGGTTGATGGTTTACTATGTTTTGTTCATGCCAATATTTTAACAAACCTACGTTGCTGATATCAATTTAGACTGGCATACTAATTTTCTTGACCTTTATAACTGCTTGTTATAGGAAATCTTTCTTAAACAGACAGCCGGATCATACTCCTTTGATTGTATCTCATTGCATGGATCACATGCAAGGAATTCATTTAATGAGTCATTGCCAGACTGGCATGCAGCTGGAGAGATATGCTTTTACGTAACTTCCAGAAAAGATGAAACACTTTTCTGCAAGCTTCAGAATCATGGTTGGAGGATTATTTGTATTGGTGAGTGTTTGTTTTTGTCTAGACAGGGAATCTTCCATATTCTAAATATGGACCTATTCCTTGTGCTTTCTTAAGCTCATAATCAAGATATGTGGTTCATTCTTGAATTAACTGAGCACTTGCAGCTGTTAtgtttattttaattggatttctTACTACAATCTAGGTGTTGAAAGGGGTGGGACAATGGATAAGGAGTTGTTGTTTATTGACAAGTTGGAAGAGTTGCCAATTACTATTTGCAGCTTCAGCAAGAAGGTTGTTTGTTCTCCGGGTTCTACTTCTGAGTCAACTTTATTAGGGTGATTGTTTATCTGCATAGTTGATCTAGTATCTCCATATGACCCATTTAGAATGTTTTTATTATTTGCTTCAGGTGATGCGCTGCACACCAGTCCTGATGGTTGGCTATGTTATGAAACCATCTCGTGAAGAAGATTTTGCAAAGGCAAGTCTGGGTTTAGAACTAGATGCAGGTATTATATTGAATGCTGCGGTTGCAACTTCATTTGCATGACTACTTGTTTTGGACAGAGAGGCGCATTCCCTATGTATCCTACTCAAAATGGATTGCTTTTTGTTCCTCTCACATTTGAACTTCCTTTGGCACCTCAAATACAAGAAGTTGATGTAATCCTCCATAAAGCAACTGATGAGATCCTCAGCATTGAGCCAGACTACTGTTTGGATTTTCCAAAGGGAATTTATTTCTCCAGGGGAATGCAAGAACTAGAAAGGTGATTGCCAAAATCAATATATGTGAGGATCTGATATTATGATAGTTAATGAACGAGAAGCAGTTCTGTTCAGTTTTGCTTTCACATCTGAACATGAAAAAGAGGTCAACATAGTTTATTTTGTTTTGTTATCCAAGcctctagaatagattttagcTGATTCAATCTGAACACCAGTGTGAAGGAGTTGGATCTATGTTTCTGGATGGTAACTTGTTAGTAATAGGAGAAGAGTAGGGTAATGAGCCGTGAACAATAGTGCACAAGTGAGCAACAAGGGATTACTCTATGTTTAAATAATCAATTTTGAATTGGATCTGTTGCTATGTAGGTCAAATAAGTGGTGAATAAGGTAAAACACTAAAAGGTATAGGAAAGTTATTTTTGTATCAGATCTGAATTAGATCCAAAAACAAAAATCTCTATGAGGAGGGAGTGAGGGAGAGAAAATGTCTTTCCCCAGAACCCTCTAAAAAGGGCAACCATTATTAAATAATCATTTCAAGAGTATTCATGTGCTTGTCTTCTTTTGCAGCAACTTCAACCCTTTTGCAAATACCCAAGATATCCTAAGCAGTGAGTTAACATGAGGTTGTTTATGTCTAATTTGATCAATTGTTAATCAAACAAAGATATTTCTAAACCTTCTATTTTCTAcccaaaatctaaaaattaacccAAAATTTAGGagcttgatcaattttgattcctAATGTACCTTATAAATGACAGGTTTACATGTTATCATTGAAATCAGTACTGCCAGATGTGTTCCTGCATCAGTATGCCCTGTATCCTGCTACAACTTAAGTGCCCATGCTGTTAATTTACTTTTGCTGATAGCATTTGTAGCTCAAAGGATATCAACAAATCCTCTTAAGCTGTTCTTTTGCTTCTCCAGTGATCAGGTTACCAATATCAGAGTGCTATTTTCTGATTATACCATAAACATTGTATCTATATAGTTTGTTTAGTTCCATTTGAGGTATATTGCTGATAGTTGTGCCTATGCTAGCTTCCAAATACAGTTAATATAACCAGcattttttttctatcattttgTTCACCTTATCAAACTGGTATCTCAGCGTTTGTGTCACTGTTTCACCCAATTAATTTAAACCCTAAGAGATCTGAAAATCTAGCACCTGTGACAGCACACATTTTCTGTCAGATTAAGTTCATTTGCTCATAGGTGACGAGCCAAATAAGTTCCATCCTGGTAGTTCACTAAACAAGTTGGTCATTGTATTTGTTTTTTTTTCCATTGGGTCTCTAACTGTTTTTGAGCTATCTATTGCTGATCATTAACATCAGTATCCTTCTgtaatgaattttatttttatgcaggTCTATCCAGGACCATCCAAATTGTTGCTTAATGGACCCACTTGACAATATATACCCTTTACTTGATCGCCATAAGATCCAACAAATTCTTCTTGGATTGCAGGATCTCAATGTCAATGATCGGTGTAGACTCCGGGCACCACATTTTTTAAAGGTCTTTTTCTCAGAGTGGTACCTGTTTGCTGCCTGAATTGATCTGTGCAATTGAAATGAGACAAAATAAAAGAAGTACTAATTAGCGTTCCATTGCTTTTTAGTTGCATGCTTTTGGTAATTGTCACAAATCACATCTTCTGGTTGACTAGCCTTCTTCTCCCCATTCACTTATTTATGCTTACATGCCAgttatcatatataaattaaaCAATCTGTTACTGTCTTAAGACTTCATGCTTCAACGATCCTCAACATGGCTAAATAAACAATAGAAGCAACACAAAATTGTAAGCAGTAGCAACTGGGCCATACAATTGATGACTAATGCAGTTTGCATACTTGTTCTTGAGCGTGTAGGCATGATACAGATATCTCAGAAATGCAGTGCATTCATTTTGTTGCAGCTCCCCTGCAAAATTGGGATTATTTGGAGAATGTTATGCAGCCTGATGTCACTCACTATCCAAGGTGGCAAGGGAGGAATGAGAAATTTACCCTGCTAAAAAGGCCAAATCCTTATGAATAGCATAAAACTCTTATGCCACATCGGATGGGTTATTGAGTTGATATCTTATCGGTCTGCATGGCCATACTCCTTGGATATGGACTGTGTCATAATCTGGTTTTTGCTGATTTTTATCACTGAAGGCGCCTtatttcttttcctctctttgagCATTTTCATGAAGCCATGCACTGCTAACACAGCTTCTAGGTGTTCCAGAACGTGCCTTAGTGGTTTTATGGGCCTAAGTGGTTGCTCAAGGCACAAAACCTGCATTCCAGGTCACGTTTGAATATTTTTGGAATGAATCATACTAATGAATGCTTTCTTTGATGGAATTTGTAGCAATAAACATCATCCTTTTAATGGGACAGCCTCCCAGGTTAATCTCTAGAACATAATtaacaaatatgataattttgttATGGTGCTAGTCTTTTGCAAATCTATTATACAAGGTTTAAACCACTGGTATCGGGTCCATACTGGTCTTGAGCTGGAACAGTATGGTACTGGTACAGTTGGCACAGATTGAAACAGTCATTATCAACTAGATTAAGAAGGTATTGGTACTTTCTGGTACATACCTACTGTTCTATGGACTAACACCAATGCTGACCCTATACTGAACCACCTGTATTTGAATCCTTGCTATTATGTTTGTGGGTAAATTATAATTGCATATTGTGCTTAATTATGTAGGTTGATATCTTTCATGATCCTAGTCTAAGGGATCGACTATTAGAAGCTAATTTATCCTTTCCAATCATTGTCAAACCACAAATCGCATGCGGGGTTGCGGATGCTCATAATATGGTATTCTCTTATCGTCTTATTCCAGTATTCCCCTTTTCTTGCCCTTATGAATAATGTAGTACTGTTGTAAGCAGAATGTAGAAGCATTTGTGGTGATAACTTCTTTCAGCAATTGTCATTTGTAATGAGAAGTGGCTCAATCTGCAAATGGTTTTAGTTCTGCAAACTTGGTCAATCTTTTTATCTTCCAGTTGGCTCGACTGACAACTGACAAAGTGCAACTTCGGCTATAAAAGCTATTTAGTTGATTTAGTTATTACCTATGAGTTCCAAGATAACTTTTTTATCTTGGACTACAAGAAAGAAAATtacagcaaaaaaaaatttatctccacCTTTCAGCTTTTGAGAAATGGATATACTCAAATCATTGCTGTTATTATCTTTAAATCATCATTGTTATTATATCTTTATCATTCTTACTTGACAGGCAATATGACCTAGCATTATTTATGCACCATACAATTTAGTTAAGTTGGCTTCTTGCTCAAATCATTTTTTGTTTTCTTATCCTTCCTCACAGGCATTAGTATTCAAGTTTGAAGATTTTGTGGACCTTCCTGTTCCACTTCCAGCTATTCTTCAGGTAAACAAGAATCACCTGCAGATGATGCATCATAAGTTTATATAGTACAGGAAAATTTATACCTCTGGCATCAAAATGAATATCAAGAGAAATTGCGCTTTGTACATTGTGATTCAGTTTTTTACAGTTTGGTCTTTTATAGAGTTAATGTTTCATAAGTTATTACCAAGACTTATGTGGAACATAAACTTTCTGATAATATGACATGCTTTAGGTGTTCAGATGATTACactgtcctaaaacaaaaatcttaaaagtgCTATACTAATATTAGCTTTTTTTGGTTTTCAtattggtctctctctctctctctctctctctctttctcgatacacacacacacacacacatatatacatatacataaatatacatatatatacatatatatacgtgtatatacTGGTATATACACGTGTATACACGTGTATGTACAGCGCGCGTGCGCGTGCGTacgtatatgtacgtatatatagtCGAGAAGTATATAAAATGTAAATCAGGCTACAAACTAGAACTAATTTTGCTTCAAGTTATGTTTTTTCATGGTTCTTTTAAAGAActtgagaataaattagatttgtaATCATGGTTGGCTTAATGCATCCTTCTTTGCCAATTGTCCAAATCAAGGCCTATTTTcccacaaaaaggaaaaaaaaaaaaaagatggcatGTAATGTTCTCAAATGTTTACGTTTGTTACAGTATCGATCGCTCTCCAACCACTCCACATGCTTTTGTGGGATCAGGTGTTGAGCAAACTCTTGTCAGGTCATGGATGTCAGGTCCATTGAGGTAGAGCTATTTAGATCCAACAATTGCGAGCACAAGTCTTGGCCAAAAACAGTGACTTTACCAAGGCCCATTTGACGATCAAGTATTATAGAGAAGATGAGGGAATAAGGAAGAAAGAGACCTACAGAATTTTTAGATGCAGTGATTCTATGGTGGCTGCCTGGTTGCTCAAGTCAAAATCAGACGTCATGCATCAATACATAGTTTAGGTAAAGCAGTCACTGCAGTGCCCTCAATATGAGAAGATCCAGTAGTTGGAGTGTGAAACATAAGGTCCATTATAGTCCAGACAATCGCATCAAATATATATGGACTACAATTAGTAAGGTGGCAACCAGATAAACCACATTGCGCAGTTATGTTCCCAGCAATCCAAGGTCCTGAGAGGGGCAAACTGGGGACAGACCTACCTTTTTTCTTTAACATAAAGTTGCTGCCTCTGGACTTAAACCCATGCCATTGCACTTGTCAGTGCAAGCCTTTACCATTGTACCAAGCAATGGGCCCTTTGAAAAAGACCATTACCCAGTTATGATCTCGGCAATCTAGGATTCTAGGAGGGGCTGGCTGAGCATAGACCACcctttggcttttttttttccgCATAAAGTGGCTGCCCTAGGAATTGAACCTACGCCATCATGCTTGTCAGCCCAAGTCTTTTACCATTGCATCCAGCAATAGCCTCTTTGCAAGGTGACAATTGGAAACCTTACCATCAACCatgcaaaataaatatagaaaaatGATATATGAATCATAATCCTAAGCCAACCCTAGCATCACCAATATTATGAAATGGGTCATGTAGGCCATTAAGTCACAATGGATCAGTCCTACTTCAATTGCTCTTGTGGTTTGCATTGCTTTAACATACAGTTGAAATTTATCAAATTGCTTGTGTCATAATTAGATCACTTGTATGATTGGATTACATGCTGATGGTGAATATGATATATCTTAGCTGATCAACTCCCAATAGGACTGGAATTGGTCCTGGGCTGGCCCGAGGACCATTGTTCCGGGCCAACTTTGAGTTGTGTTATGGGTTAGGCCTGAAAGATTTTGGACTGGTTTGGAGTTAAATACAGAGCCCATATGTTCTTTGGGTTGGGCTCAGGTATATCATTGGCTTGACTTGGGCCTAGCCAGAGCCCGAGCCCGAATGAGGCCCAAAATGGAGCTTGAACTCCAGCATGAAATGGAGTCCAAACTTAGGTACTTGTTTATGAATTGCTTAGAAGATAGGCATGCCATTTCCAATTGTGTTATCAATTTGCTTTTCTGGTAAATATGTTCTGATCATCGGATGGTTGCTAACATGAAGCTACAGTATTttatcagaaaaaatgtgaagttGCAGTATAGAAGATTGAAAAATTAAGCTTCAATCGGGTTTGGGCCAGCCCTATTTTTATCCCAAATGGATAACTTGAGCTGCCCCAATGGGGTTCAGGTCGGGCCTGGGAGAAGGCTCGGTTGGGCATGGGCTGGGATTTTCCACAAGTTTTTGGGCCTAAGCCTGGCTAGGAGGTAGgaggtagaaaaaaattttaggctGGGCTTGGGTAGAAGAGTGGCCTGGCCCATCCCGGCCCGTTTTCAGCCCTAACTCCCGAAAGAGGAGTAGATTTTGTTAAATGCAGACTTAAATCAATTGAGCTTGAAGAGTGACTATAGCATGATACACACCAATTATCAGCTGTTGGATTACCTGTATGATTGGAGTACACATAGCACATCAGAAGATCAATATAGATGTTAGATGTTCTAAGTGATTTGTGATCCATTTCAGTTGTGATATCTTAATGCATCGTTGGCATCAATAGGTTATCCAGATTGGGCTACATCATGCAAGTTTGATTAACCAATAAATTAGTTCTTTGTGCTTCTAAATGGTGAGAGCAACTTTTCTGGACAGAGAAGATTAGAGTCCAAGAAGACCTTTGTTGATGGACGAGCAGAATACATGAGAGGTACAAATTTTGATGGATAATACCCTGATATCTAAAGTTGCTAGGTTGTGATAATTAAAGAAGATGGATTCAATTCTTAGGCTGGAAGTTTTGGTCGTAGTCATTACTTAACGAAAAATATTGCTTTTTTAGAAGAAGAATAGTCTGAATTGCTGGGAAAACATATAACAGCAAAGGAGGGTAGTCAGATACCTTGAGGAGCTGTCAGTTCTCAGGTTTCATTATTAACACATCTTTTTTGCCTTTAAATCTGTTGTGGAAAAACAGCCCGGTCACAAAACCTGAAAAATgctttaaaatctaatcaaagaagtatttttcctgatttttccaTCAAATACATTTTGCCCAAAATCAAGTTACAAATTAGCTGTTCAATAAAGGTCAGAGTTGTCAGACATTTGAACAACATCCAAactcaattttatttatttatttatttttcaattcttgattgttttccacctttttatttagaaaaggaagaagataaaAGATCCGGAAATCCTTGTTGCTCTGCAGCAGTTAGTAGAGATAAGAAGCAATATTTCGGAAGATGGCTTCTTGGCTCCCTGAGTTGTCAGACATTGGAACGTCCAAactcaattttatttatttatttctttatttacaATTcttgattgttttcaacctttttATTTAGAAAGTGAAGAAGACAAAAGATCTGGAAATCTTTGTTGCTCTGCAGCATTAGTAGAGAGAAGAAGCAATATTTCGGAAAATGGCTCCTTGGCTGCCTGGCTGCCTGCCTTATATCTTTTATCAATTTGAGCATAGAGAAGTATATcgctttttgtattagtattatATGTTTCCAATTTTACTTCCCATCAACTTTCTATATCTTATTTAATATTTATGTTCAATTTTttgtattataaatatttttcttgGCATCTCCTTGTTCTTACAATTCTTTTAAGTTCCTTATTTTAGGATTCCTTGATCACCAATCACCCCCATAGTTCTTACACATAAGCAGCTCTTTGCATGCCCATCCACTACCTACCATCTTCTAAAACATCGGTATAAAGCCATATGTTTCTAAATGCCCAATGAAAGAAGCTAAACAGAGATTGGAAGGATGAACTTGACAAAATGCAAGAGGGTGGGCTCTTGTACAATAGTGAGGTTGCTCCATTGCGATTTGGGCATCATGGGTTCAAACATGAAAACAGCCTTTCAGCATACGGGGGCAAGACTGCTTACATTTAACCTTCTCCAAACCCTGCAGTAGTGGGAGCATCATGCACTAGGATGcccttttaatttaataaaatgcaACAAATTGCTAGGGATAAGCTTTTGGCGTAGCCATGGCCAATTTGAAGTTTGAAACCTGAGTGGATTATTCTAGATATGCATGTTTGGATTACTCCTGTATCGGTGAGTTGTATGAGAAAATTGACACTATTTGGGGTCTGTTGAAGAAGAGTTTTAGATTGGGGTTCCAATATACTAAACCTATTATAACCATACTCTAGTGTATAATGAGATGCATATCTTTGTTACTATATGGTGGATAAAATGAAAATGCCTTTGCATTGCCTTGCTTTCATCCATACACTTGAATTTAACTCATGGAAATGGTTAGCTAGTCCAAATCAATAGACATGGTAAAAAGGTTGGAACTCCTTTTTAGTTGAGGTGGATCATAAAAGTTATCTGGAGGCACTTGACAAGATtattggagatgaaagttataattttgataatagtAGAATTACTTTTATTAATTCGCAGTTATTAATAGAGATCCTAAATGCAATTACTTGGTGGAATTTATATGAAATGTAGAATATTAGGTTAATGTTTTGGTAGtaagagtcttcatgaaattAAACTCTTTGGTGTGGAGAGGAGTTGAAACCTGCAACTATCATGCATCCTAATCGCTATTCACAGTTGCTGTGTAGAACAGGCAAAAAACTGAAACCTATATAATATCTTGAGAATTCTGTGCCTGTAAAAATTCATCTAATAAAGTTCGCCCCATGATTCTAAATTTCCAATTCATCCTAACAAAGTGTAAatggatgaagaaaagaaaagaaaagatgagaaaccAACCATCCCTCCATAATTGGTTTCTGGTTTCCAATTCCAGGTCTTCCACAAGCCTCCCATCTTTTATCCCATCTTGtcaaggacaaaaaaaaaaaaaaagatccaccTATTCTCTCCAAGTAAATTGGGCCTCTAAACCATCTCTCCAAGACCTGCaagtctctctctt
Above is a genomic segment from Elaeis guineensis isolate ETL-2024a chromosome 1, EG11, whole genome shotgun sequence containing:
- the LOC105034839 gene encoding inositol-tetrakisphosphate 1-kinase 6, producing the protein MGGVRGVLLDESLLFSDAGSGNFYLPPGSATLLRRLQYSKLRVGFCYQKDLSPQKEIFLKQTAGSYSFDCISLHGSHARNSFNESLPDWHAAGEICFYVTSRKDETLFCKLQNHGWRIICIGVERGGTMDKELLFIDKLEELPITICSFSKKVMRCTPVLMVGYVMKPSREEDFAKRGAFPMYPTQNGLLFVPLTFELPLAPQIQEVDVILHKATDEILSIEPDYCLDFPKGIYFSRGMQELERSIQDHPNCCLMDPLDNIYPLLDRHKIQQILLGLQDLNVNDRCRLRAPHFLKVDIFHDPSLRDRLLEANLSFPIIVKPQIACGVADAHNMALVFKFEDFVDLPVPLPAILQEYVDHGSSIFKFYVLGDKVFHAVKKSMPNASFLLSASEKKGSAPIIFNSLKSLPVATGDQFSAGGPKAAKLSLDVELVNKAAKQLRRQLGLTIFGFDVVIQEVSGDHVIVDLNYLPTFKEVPDSDAVPAFWDAIKSTYNLRKAN